In Populus nigra chromosome 1, ddPopNigr1.1, whole genome shotgun sequence, one genomic interval encodes:
- the LOC133701553 gene encoding mitogen-activated protein kinase kinase kinase 20-like translates to MKGKAKHVVGGGGEESMKDSNNNGGVAWSRGPLLGKGGFGSVYLASLKNPKSRNGYYPPVMAVKSAEVSASCSLQKEKEVFNCLNGCPFIIKCFGEETTRDGGGEMFYNVLLEYASGGTLAGLIKKSDGVGLPELDVKRYTRSILEGIDYIHSHGYVHCDLKPENILLVSSSTKAGEFVAKIGDFGLAKKSEKRNKKRKIDPYLRGTTLYMAPETVANHVQEPPCDIWALGCVVLEMLTGKQAWDVKPDVTIEELMRKIGDGYELPKMPSEVSKDAKDFLKRCFVANPMFRFTAEMLLDEPFVSGVDLDGGEFVETLDAESVEWTDTLCGTDDEFSGSSFYEEWSFTSDEGSCFSPWSDDEEGVTSNVDAMTHASRVEENAVQQYLPTCTIPAGA, encoded by the coding sequence ATGAAGGGAAAGGCAAAACACGTagtaggaggaggaggagaagagagCATGAAGGACAGCAATAACAATGGCGGAGTGGCATGGTCAAGAGGGCCACTACTTGGCAAAGGAGGGTTTGGATCAGTTTATTTAGCAAGTTTAAAGAACCCCAAATCAAGAAATGGCTATTATCCTCCAGTTATGGCTGTCAAGTCTGCAGAGGTCTCTGCTTCTTGTTCACTTCAAAAGGAGAAAGAGGTATTTAACTGTCTCAATGGCTGTCCTTTTATTATCAAGTGTTTTGGTGAAGAAACTACTAGGGATGGAGGTGGTGAGATGTTTTATAATGTGTTGTTAGAGTATGCATCAGGAGGGACCTTAGCTGGTCTTATCAAGAAATCTGATGGTGTTGGTTTGCCTGAATTGGATGTGAAAAGATACACTAGGTCTATTCTTGAAGGGATCGATTATATTCATAGCCATGGTTATGTGCATTGTGATCTCAAGCCTGAGAATATTTTGCTTGTTTCCAGTAGTACGAAGGCAGGTGAATTTGTGGCAAAGATTGGGGATTTTGGGTTGGCAAAGAAATCAGAGAAGAggaacaagaaaaggaaaatcgaCCCTTATTTAAGAGGGACTACTTTGTACATGGCACCAGAGACCGTGGCTAATCATGTTCAAGAGCCTCCTTGTGACATATGGGCTCTTGGATGTGTTGTGCTTGAAATGCTTACTGGGAAGCAAGCTTGGGATGTGAAACCTGATGTTACTATTGAAGAACTAATGAGAAAGATTGGTGATGGATATGAATTGCCTAAAATGCCTTCAGAGGTTTCGAAGGATGCCAAGGATTTCTTGAAAAGGTGTTTTGTTGCCAACCCTATGTTCAGGTTTACTGCTGAGATGTTGCTGGATGAGCCTTTTGTGTCAGGAGTGGATTTAGATGGTGGTGAATTTGTGGAGACTTTGGATGCAGAAAGTGTGGAATGGACAGACACATTATGCGGGACAGATGATGAATTTAGTGGTTCCTCATTTTATGAAGAGTGGAGCTTCACATCAGATGAGGGTTCATGTTTCTCTCCTTGGTCTGATGATGAAGAGGGTGTTACCAGTAATGTTGATGCAATGACGCATGCATCACGTGTTGAAGAAAACGCAGTGCAGCAGTATCTGCCAACCTGCACTATCCCTGCTGGTGCATAG